The genomic interval TTGCGTGCGTCCGGCGCAGCGCGGGCCGAGGCGATTTTGATCTGCGTCGACAAGCCGGAAACGACCGACCGCATCGTGGCCTTGGTCAAGTCCGAGTTCCCGCTCGCCAAGGTGTTTGCGCGCTCGTTCGATCGCGGGCACTCGATGCGTTTGGTGCAGGCCGGCGCCGACTATCAGATCCGCGAATTGTTCGAGTCGTCGCTTACGTTCAGCGGCGCGGTGCTGCGCGAACTGGGCTTTTCCGATATCGAGATCGCGGAGACCATCGAAGACGTCCGCGACCGCGACGCGGAGCGTTTCGAGCTGCAACTCGCCGGCGGCATCGCGGCCGGTCGGGGGCTGTGGCGCAACAACACGACAACGCCGAAGCCTGAGCCGTTCACCAAACCACGCCGCGAAGGCGAGGCGCTCAACGAAGAGGCGGCCGAAGCGCTAGGCGACGAAGCGCGTTGATCGAATTGACGTTGCGGCGCCGGCGCGCGGCCCTCTAAAGGCTGCTACAGAGTGAAGTTCGGGAGTTCGGGATGAGATTTCTTGCGGCGGCCTTGTTCGCATTGGCGGTGAGCGCGTGTGCGCAGCGCGCCGAGCCAGATCTCAATCCGCTAGCGGAGCGCTACGTGCGCATGTCGCTCGAAATCGGCACGCACGAGGAAGGCTATATCGACGCCTATTTCGGCCCGCCGGAGTGGAAGACCGAAGCCGAGGCCAATCCGCGCTCGATCGCCGACCTGAAAACTGTAGCAGACACGTTGCACGCCGACCTCGAAACGGCGCTGACGCAAGCGAATGATGAACTCGTGCAGCGACGCGCTCGCACGTTGGCGGCCTATGTTTCCAGCGCGCGCTTCCGTCTCGATATGATGGAAGGCGTGCGCGTGCCGTTTGCTGATGAAGCCGAGCGGCTCTTTGCGTTGCGCCCAGACAATCGTCCGCTGGAAGAGTATGACGCGGCGTTGGCGCGCGTCGAAGCGTTAGTGCCGGGCAATGGCCCGCTCTATCAGCGCGTTTCCGCATTCTCGAACCGGTACATCGTGCCGCGTGATCGCGCCGAAGCTGTGATGCAAGCGGCGATTGCCGAATGCCGCCGGCGTACCGCCGAGCACATCGATCTGCCCGAAGGCGAGCGGTTCGAGATGGAGTTCGTCTCAAACCAACCGTGGGGCGCCTACAATTGGTATCAGGGCAACAATCACAGCCTGATCCAGGTCAACACCGATCTGCCGCTCAAGATCAGCTCGGCCATCGGCTATGGTTGCCATGAAGGCTATCCCGGCCACCACGTGCAGGGCATCAACGCCGAGAAGCTCTATCGTGAAAATGGTTGGGTCGAGTATTCGATCATGCCGCTGTTCTCGCCGCAGGGCCCGCTGAACGAAGGCGGCGGCAACTACGGCGAGGAACTCGCATTCCCGGGCGACGAGCGCGTGCAGTTCGAACGCGAGGTGTTGTTCCCGCTCGCGGGTCTCGATCCGGCGACGGCGGATGCGTATTACGCGCTCAGCGCTGCCACGAATGAACTGGAAGGCGCGGGCCGCACCATCACGGCGATGTATCTCGATGGCGAGATCGATCGCGCCCGCGCGATCGAATTGCTGCAACGCTACGAAGCCAGCGCACCGGCGAACGCCGCCAAGTCGCTGGAGTTCGCCGATCACTACCGCTCTTACATCATCAACTATTCCAGCGGCCTCGAAGTGGTGCGCAACTACGCCATCCGCGTTGGTGACGACGATCAGAATGCGCGCTGGGAGGCTTACGAGAGCATCTTGACCCAGCCGACTTTGCCGAGTGACTTGATGCAATGAAGCCAGATTTTCGGTTTATCGAGACCAACGGGATCAAGATCCGCGCGGCGGTGATGGGCGAAGGCCCGTTGGTCGTCATGGTGCACGGTTTTCCGGAGAGTTGGTATTCGTGGCGCCATCAGATGAAGGCGCTCGCGGCGGCGGGGTTCACTGCGTGCGCGATCGATGTCCGCGGTTATGGGGGGTCAGATAAACCGCACGCGGTGGAAGCCTACACGATGAAGGAGATCGCGGCAGACGTCGCCGGCGTGATTGATGCGTTGTCGCCGGGCAAGCCCGCGGTGATCATGGGCCACGATTGGGGCGCGCCGATCGTCTGGCACGCGGCCGTGCTGCATCCAAAACAGGTGAGGGCCGTGGCCGGGTTGTCGGTGCCTTACTTTGGGCTGCCGCCTGCCTCGCTCGATCTGATCATCAAGGCGATGTACGAGGATCAGGGCAAATTCTTCTATCAACGCTACTTCAAGGAAGAGGGTGTCGCCGAGGCGGCGTTCGAGACCGACGTGCGCGCCGGTTTGCGCAAGCTCTACTTCACCGGCAGCGGCGACTCTCAAGGCTATTGGGGTGCGCCGGACAAGAAGCACGGCGATGCGCTGCTCGATGGGCTGGCCAATCCGGACGTGTTCCCGCCGTGGCTTAGCGAGGCCGACATCGACTATTACGTGCGCGAGTTTGGAGGCTCAGGCTTTCGCGGGCCGCTCAATCGCTACCGCAATCACACCCGCGACTGGGAGCATATGAGCACGATCCCGGATCGCATCGTGCATCAGCCATCGCTCTTCATCGTCGGTGAGGCCGATCTGGTGCTGAAGATGTTCGGCGGCAGCGCCGAGCAGGCGTTCGCGCGGATGGCGGAAAATACGTCTGACCTGCGCGGGACGCTTCTCATTCCAAAAATTGGGCACTGGACCCAGCAGGAAGCGCCGGAGGCGACGACGGGCCTTCTGATCGACTGGCTGGCGACGCTATAGAAGCGGCCGATGGCGGCTTCGGGCAATACCAATGGACAATGGCGTTGCCGTTCGCGGTGCGCGAGACCACATTAGCCTTGGATTTCTCCCGAGGGCCTGCCGATGTCCAAAACGCGTAACGACCTTCCAGACAACACCCGCAAAGCCATGATCGCGTTGTTGAACGCGCGGCTCGCCGACACGATCGATTTGCGCCTTGCGATCAAGCAAGCGCATTGGAACGTGAAGGGGCCGAGCTTCATTGCGCTGCACGAGCTGTTCGATCAGATCCAGGCGCGTGTCGATACGTATGCCGATGACATCGCCGAGCGTGCGGTGGCGCTTGGCGGTTCGGCGCATGGCACGGCGCAGGTCGTTGTGAAGGAGACGCAGCTGAAGCCCTATCCGACGGAAGTGATGCCGCAGAAGGAGCATCTCGAAGCACTGGCCGAGCGGCTTTCCGCTTATGGCAAGCTCGCACGCGAAGCGATCGATGTGTCGGATGAAGCTGGTGACAAGGATACGGCCGATCTCTTCACCGGGATTTCGCGTCAGACCGACAAGGACCTTTGGTTCATCGAAGCTCATCTATAATGAGCTAGAGCCGCGCGGCGAT from Terricaulis silvestris carries:
- the dps gene encoding DNA starvation/stationary phase protection protein Dps → MSKTRNDLPDNTRKAMIALLNARLADTIDLRLAIKQAHWNVKGPSFIALHELFDQIQARVDTYADDIAERAVALGGSAHGTAQVVVKETQLKPYPTEVMPQKEHLEALAERLSAYGKLAREAIDVSDEAGDKDTADLFTGISRQTDKDLWFIEAHL
- a CDS encoding alpha/beta fold hydrolase is translated as MKPDFRFIETNGIKIRAAVMGEGPLVVMVHGFPESWYSWRHQMKALAAAGFTACAIDVRGYGGSDKPHAVEAYTMKEIAADVAGVIDALSPGKPAVIMGHDWGAPIVWHAAVLHPKQVRAVAGLSVPYFGLPPASLDLIIKAMYEDQGKFFYQRYFKEEGVAEAAFETDVRAGLRKLYFTGSGDSQGYWGAPDKKHGDALLDGLANPDVFPPWLSEADIDYYVREFGGSGFRGPLNRYRNHTRDWEHMSTIPDRIVHQPSLFIVGEADLVLKMFGGSAEQAFARMAENTSDLRGTLLIPKIGHWTQQEAPEATTGLLIDWLATL